A portion of the Cygnus olor isolate bCygOlo1 chromosome 15, bCygOlo1.pri.v2, whole genome shotgun sequence genome contains these proteins:
- the VWA3A gene encoding von Willebrand factor A domain-containing protein 3A, with protein sequence MAQLLDNDQFLEKVGVTTKSSVQCDHPPWQDFTLSNLGLDNGLLVMHINETQDLLRVEMKKIQSKKVQTTEEWLRNYSLESLQLTLEHLVNEGNIILDSRNSVEEREFTEETVTNFESRLSEVIELYQQRIQWLLKDSRKVFGLVKGTKVGLVVDVSDMNDRPQLLDFQKDLLCLIDEQLCYKKQLYCLSFGTEISPLWESPKPINVHVLREARQWVQQLAPGGGCNLLKALKHVLTMTELNSLVLIVGSCTNQPLEILADYAQQCMLGRKLLAHVVIYDCSSPAALAVLKNLAELVRGRYHCYSSKGEISDSSDLNLLLQESQKAKDLLKSIKQNFQRRIGGLLTSRIADVSTEFANTATSSFLPKPPKHEGPLVIQTPCFLAETSTDWLQTNGLKAKKLNLYQVLAPNAFSPVEEFVPILQKTVSSTLHEKVMMQFEWHDGTMKNIHVDLPVLYNYQKLLAKMVRIYEKRIDWLSVASRRIWGSVCEKRVVILVDISATNSMYIIHIQHYLRLLLEEQMSDKDYFNIIAFGSDLVPWQLELVPSQPENLQKAWRWVLSLQCRGSRNFMSALRRAVEVDFKYKDKHKSQGLYLLTTGIPDQETHLISTYMAEVCRGFDLQLHVCLFSVMEDVESSGIIPARYANPTETAIAFKEIAPAANGRFHWFGEAGIFESDDITVIVSEIEKANNYSQKCAFLVESLKQRSGNQSANPLVPEASSNMLVTKEKRKPQKLPSPKPTALSLARMV encoded by the exons ATGGCACAATTGTTGGACAATGATCAGTTTTTGGAAAAAGTTGG TGTGACCACAAAATCCAGTGTACAGTGTGATCATCCACCATGGCAAGATTTTACTCTGTCCAATCTAGGACTGGATAATGGATTGCTGGTAATGCATATTAATGAGACACAAGATCTGCTG AGagtagaaatgaagaaaatacagtcaAAAAAGGTACAAACCACAGAAGAATGGCTAAGAAACTACAGTTTAGAATCCTTGCAATTAACATTAGAACATCTGGTGAATGAAGGCAATATTATTTT GGATTCAAGAAACAGTGTTGAAGAGAGAGAGTTTACAGAAGAGACTGTTACCAATTTTGAGTCCAGACTTTCTGA GGTGATTGAACTTTATCAGCAGCGAATTCAGTGGCTGTTGAAGGACAGCAGAAAG GTGTTTGGCCTTGTGAAAGGAACCAAAGTTGGACTTGTGGTTGATGTGTCTGATATGAACGACAGACCTCAACTACTGGATTTTCAGAAAGACCTTTTG TGTTTAATAGATGAACAGCTGTGTTACAAGAAGCAATTGTATTGCCTCTCATTCGGTACAGAAATTTCACCTCTGTGGGAGAGTCCAAAACCCATCAATGTTCATGT GCTACGTGAAGCAAGACAGTGGGTACAGCAGCTGGCCCCTGGTGGAGGCTGCAATTTACTGAAAGCCTTAAAACATGTCCTTACAATGACAGAGCTGAATTCTCTGGTTCTTATTGTAGGAAGCTG CACTAATCAGCCTTTGGAAATACTGGCTGACTATGCTCAGCAATGTATGCTGGGGAGAAAACTTCTGGCTCATGTTGTTATATATGATTGCAGCAGTCCCGCTGCTCTT GCAGTTCTAAAGAACCTTGCAGAACTTGTAAGAGGCCGTTATCATTGCTACTCTTCAAAGGGGGAG ATTTCTGATAGTAGTGATCTTAATCTGCTACTTCAAGAATCCCAGAAGGCTAAGGACCTGCTCAAGAGTAtcaaacaaaattttcaaaggCGAATTGGTGGCTTGCTTACCAGTAGAATAGCagat GTTTCCACAGAATTTGCAAATACAGCAACTTCCAGCTTCCTACCAAAGCCTCCAAAGCATGAAGGACCATTAGTTATTCAAACACCATGCTTCCTGGCCGAAACCTCAACAGACTGGTTACAGACAAATGGATTGAAAG CTAAGAAGTTAAACCTTTATCAAGTTTTGGCTCCCAATGCTTTCTCTCCTGTGGAAGAATTTGTACCTATTCTTCAAAAAACAGTATCATCAACTCTACATGAG AAAGTGATGATGCAGTTTGAATGGCATGATGGAACTATGAAAAATATCCATGTTGACCTGCCAGTATTATACAACTATCAG AAACTCCTTGCTAAAATGGTAAGAATCTATGAAAAACGAATCGACTGGCTGTCCGTTGCTAGCAGAAGAATATGGGGAAGTGTTTGTGAAAAGAG GGTGGTTATACTTGTTGATATATCAGCGACAAACTCTATGTACATCATCCATATCCAACATTATTTGCGACTTTTACTTGAGGAACAAATGTCAGATAAGGATTACTTCAATATTATAGC ATTTGGGAGTGACCTTGTGCCTTGGCAGCTGGAACTAGTTCCTTCCCAACCAGAAAACTTACAAAAAGCTTGGAG GTGGGTATTGAGCTTGCAATGCAGAGGGAGTAGAAATTTCATGAGTGCTCTCAGGCGAGCTGTGGAAGTAGACTTCAAATATAAAGATAAACACAAATCACAAGGACTTTACCTCTTGACTACTGGAATACCTGATCAGGAAACA CACTTAATCAGTACCTATATGGCTGAGGTTTGCAGAGGTTTTGATTTGCAGCTTCATGTCTGTCTGTTCAGTGTAATGGAAGATGTTGAATCGAGTGGGATTATTCCAGCCCGCTATGCTAACCCAACTGAAACTGCCATCGCTTTTAAGGAAATAGCACCTGCAGCCAATGGGAGATTTCATTGGTTTGGAGAAGCAG GTATTTTTGAAAGTGATGATATCACTGTTATTGTGTCTGaaattgaaaaagcaaacaactaCTCCCAAAAG TGTGCATTCTTAGTGGAATCCTTAAAGCAACGTTCAGGAAATCAGTCTGCTAATCCACTTGTACCAGAAGCAAGCTCAAACATGCTTgtgacaaaagagaaaagaaagccacaGAAGCTGCCATCTCCAAAACCCACAGCTCTGAGCCTGGCTAGAATGGTTTGA